The window GGCTTTTCCGCGCAAATGGATGCATCGCAAGCTTACTTTTTCGGGATAGTGCCGTCAAAGTCCTTGATGGATTTAAGTATGCTCAATTTTTTTGTGATGGGGCTTACTGGCGCTCTCGGTTCAATCCTGGGAGGCGGTATTTTGGATATGCTTCAAACTTCAGGCTTTTCGAATTTAAGTATGTACCGTATATTTTTCTTATGCGTTATAGCATGTATTCTTTTCGGAATGATTTTTCAGATTAGGCTTTTGAACCTTGGAGGCCGGCTTGTAAAAGATGCTCTTGCAGTTATTTTTTCTCCGCGTGATATGAAGGCCTTAAACCTTTTATATAAACTTGATTCAAGTGAGAGCCTCCAGACCGAAGAAAAAATTTTGCACGAGCTTACGGCAACGGCTTCTCAAGAATCGGCAGATAAGTTAAATCAGTATATGAGGTCTCCGCGTTTTTCTATCAGGTATTCTGCAATGGATGCTTTGAATTCTTTAGAAAAACTTTCTGCAAAAAATAGAGAAACTCTTTTAGAAGAATTGAATAAGGGAGAATTTACTACGGCCGCTCTTGCTGCAAAAACTCTTGCTCATTTTAATGTGCATCAAGCTGTTGAACCTTTGCGGAAAGCTCTTGAAAGTAAAGATTATCTTTTGTCGGGGGAGGCGATGATTGCTCTTGCTCATCTTAAAGATGAAGCTTCGCAATTTAAGATTTCACAAATTTTATCCGAAACAAAAAATCCTAAAATATTGCTTTCCGGAATTAAAGCGATGGAAACTTACAGGTCGGTAAATTCCATTCCGTTTATAATCGACTTACTTCGCAGGGAAGGTCTTCCTTCTTTGGTAGAAGATGAGGCTTATTTAAGTTTGGCTTCAATGATGAAGGTTGAAGGCGGTTTTTATTTTGCTTATGATAGATTTAAAAACGAGGCGCGAGATACGGGGTCGATTTTTACCGACATGCTTGATGAAGCTTTTGCAAAAAGAAAAAAATCGGATCTTGAATTTAAAAAGATAATTTTAACATTTATAAGCGAGGCCTCAAATGATACCGAATTTATAAAATGGTTTTTGGATTTGGCAGAAAAATTTTTAGGAGTAAACTCTGCTTTGCTTTTAAGTGTTATAATGGATGTCGATATGGTTACAAACAAGTCCTTTAGATTTTTCTTATGCTATTGGGCTGTG of the Treponema denticola ATCC 35405 genome contains:
- a CDS encoding MFS transporter, producing MEEQLSNFRIKQGRSVFNAYNGINSFSFALVTGNTITLYALALKANSTVIGLLTAFMYMCYFTIPLGKLMARRFTIVKTFAYTWFLRNASLLPILFIPFFYFRGENEAAIFMLLLAVALFNFFRGAGIVANNPVISLLAPGKDRNSYIVKISLTNNTAALAAIIFLTVFLWFSPRFGIDIVSTYNITAIIGIITGFAASALLLKLPDPDFERRMEAVKEARAEGRSRKEIRKLKRGNQNLQKGSFFSASKEAFGDKNFKLYIFSFFIIQFGISLARPFIIVYGKAVYSIPDNLVIIFSLASTMGSLLVGLLMRLLIDRMGAKPMYVIFTALSAAALIPAIIAPAREIYLIAFIFLIVFSMITNMGFSAQMDASQAYFFGIVPSKSLMDLSMLNFFVMGLTGALGSILGGGILDMLQTSGFSNLSMYRIFFLCVIACILFGMIFQIRLLNLGGRLVKDALAVIFSPRDMKALNLLYKLDSSESLQTEEKILHELTATASQESADKLNQYMRSPRFSIRYSAMDALNSLEKLSAKNRETLLEELNKGEFTTAALAAKTLAHFNVHQAVEPLRKALESKDYLLSGEAMIALAHLKDEASQFKISQILSETKNPKILLSGIKAMETYRSVNSIPFIIDLLRREGLPSLVEDEAYLSLASMMKVEGGFYFAYDRFKNEARDTGSIFTDMLDEAFAKRKKSDLEFKKIILTFISEASNDTEFIKWFLDLAEKFLGVNSALLLSVIMDVDMVTNKSFRFFLCYWAVSIFMEPKLAEI